Proteins from one Microbacterium sp. Root553 genomic window:
- a CDS encoding LON peptidase substrate-binding domain-containing protein, producing the protein MAALPMFPLGSVLFPYTPLPLRVFEPRYLTMIGHLLDEEDPQFGVVLIERGQEVGGGDLRSGIGTMARLTSVSADADVLHIVAVGTTRFSIDEWVDDAPHPRAAVTPLPELTWDDALTPLRTLAESTVRRVLARADSPWSADTDLADDPLASSWQLAEIAPLGDYDRYTLLRSTSLGALLRQVIDLTLEAESLWTTG; encoded by the coding sequence ATGGCCGCACTACCGATGTTTCCCCTTGGCTCGGTGCTCTTCCCGTACACCCCGCTTCCGCTCCGCGTGTTCGAGCCGCGCTATCTCACGATGATCGGGCACCTTCTCGACGAGGAGGATCCTCAGTTCGGTGTCGTGCTCATCGAGCGGGGCCAGGAGGTCGGCGGCGGCGACCTGCGCAGCGGCATCGGCACGATGGCGAGGCTCACGAGCGTCTCGGCCGATGCGGACGTGCTGCATATCGTCGCTGTCGGCACCACGCGCTTCTCGATCGACGAGTGGGTCGATGACGCGCCCCATCCCCGCGCGGCCGTGACGCCGCTGCCCGAGCTGACCTGGGACGACGCCCTCACTCCCCTGCGCACCCTGGCCGAGTCGACCGTGCGGCGGGTGCTCGCACGCGCCGACTCGCCCTGGAGTGCCGACACCGACCTCGCCGACGACCCTCTCGCCTCGTCATGGCAGCTCGCCGAGATCGCCCCGCTGGGCGACTACGACCGTTACACCCTGTTGCGATCTACCTCGCTCGGCGCACTGCTGCGCCAGGTCATCGACCTCACGCTCGAGGCTGAGTCTCTGTGGACAACCGGGTGA
- a CDS encoding LLM class flavin-dependent oxidoreductase: MSRLQHFGWFLARGFGPQGWGLPSLDWDYDWTRPDIYQEAARTLEQAGFDLVIIEDAPSLGSPSTIDLRVRHAFGGPKHDPLLLAPYLFQATRHLGVVPTVNPAAYLPYTAARQFATLQHLSGHRLGLNVVTDTGSARHFSAAAQLGHDAAYDRAEEWLDGIRALWGSWQDGAIVEDRATEVFADGSKLHAVRHRGEHFAFDGPLNAVPFTDGAPAIVSPGGSGRGLGFAGAHSDVQLALAPLHEASVRAYRAKIHDAAIAAGRRPDDIKILFAIQPVITASAEEADRIVAASAHPDDEALRQIARKQSSDLETDLTALDLDRPLDPSFFGEHVSRGSIQRLLGDRGDDAPLRAHLTALARTGRLSDRSGFVGTAEEFADLVEELGEWGNDGVLLWGDFHPVTLHRTLDELVPVLRRRGLLRRDHVDGGLQANLQAF; encoded by the coding sequence ATGAGCCGGCTCCAGCACTTCGGCTGGTTCCTCGCCCGCGGCTTCGGACCGCAGGGCTGGGGCCTGCCCTCTCTGGACTGGGATTACGACTGGACGAGACCCGACATCTACCAGGAGGCGGCCCGCACCCTGGAGCAGGCGGGATTCGATCTGGTCATCATCGAGGACGCCCCCTCGCTCGGGTCCCCCTCGACCATCGACCTGCGGGTGCGGCACGCGTTCGGCGGACCCAAGCACGACCCGCTGCTGCTCGCGCCGTACCTGTTCCAGGCCACGCGCCACCTCGGCGTGGTCCCCACCGTGAACCCGGCGGCCTACCTGCCGTACACGGCGGCCAGGCAGTTCGCCACGCTGCAGCATCTCAGCGGCCATCGTCTGGGACTCAACGTCGTCACCGACACCGGGAGTGCGCGTCACTTCTCCGCCGCCGCGCAGCTGGGGCACGATGCGGCCTACGACCGTGCCGAGGAGTGGCTCGACGGAATCCGGGCGCTGTGGGGAAGCTGGCAGGACGGCGCCATCGTCGAGGACCGCGCCACGGAGGTGTTCGCGGACGGATCGAAGCTGCACGCCGTCCGCCACCGCGGCGAGCATTTCGCCTTCGACGGACCTCTGAACGCCGTGCCCTTCACCGACGGAGCGCCGGCGATCGTCTCGCCCGGAGGATCGGGGCGGGGACTCGGCTTCGCCGGCGCCCACTCCGATGTGCAACTCGCGCTGGCTCCTCTGCACGAAGCCTCGGTCCGCGCCTACCGGGCCAAGATCCATGATGCGGCGATCGCGGCGGGTCGCAGACCCGACGACATCAAGATCCTGTTCGCGATCCAGCCCGTCATCACGGCCTCGGCCGAGGAGGCGGACCGGATCGTCGCGGCCTCCGCGCACCCGGACGACGAGGCGCTGCGGCAGATCGCCCGCAAGCAGTCGAGCGATCTCGAGACCGACCTCACCGCCCTGGATCTCGACCGGCCCCTCGACCCCTCGTTCTTCGGCGAGCACGTCTCACGGGGCAGCATCCAGCGCCTGCTCGGCGACCGCGGCGACGACGCGCCGCTGCGCGCTCACCTCACGGCTCTCGCCCGCACAGGGCGTCTCTCCGACCGCTCCGGTTTCGTCGGAACCGCCGAGGAGTTCGCCGACCTGGTCGAGGAGCTCGGCGAGTGGGGCAACGACGGTGTTCTGCTGTGGGGCGACTTCCACCCCGTCACCCTGCACCGCACCCTGGACGAGCTGGTGCCGGTGCTGCGCCGACGGGGCCTGCTCCGTCGCGACCACGTCGACGGCGGACTGCAGGCGAACCTGCAGGCCTTCTGA
- the leuC gene encoding 3-isopropylmalate dehydratase large subunit translates to MNSPAADSASVRPRTLAEKVWDDHLVVKGEDGEPDLIYIDLHLVHEVTSPQAFDGLRAEGRPLRRLDLTIATEDHNTPTWDIDKPIADLTSRTQIETLRRNASEFGVRLHSLGDAEQGIVHVVGPQLGLTMPGITVVCGDSHTSTHGAFGAMAFGIGTSEVEHVMATQTLPLKPFKTMAITVDGTLRPGVTAKDIILAVIAKITTGGGQGYVLEFRGSAIRALSMEGRMTICNMSIEAGARAGMVAPDETTFEYLKGRPHAPKGQDWDDAVAYWRTLPTDEGATFDAEVFIDADELEPFVTWGTNPGQGSSLSASVPDPADIADPNERAAAQRALEYMDLAPGTPLKEVPVDAVFMGSCTNSRIEDLRAFASIVEGRKKADGVRVMVVPGSARVRLEAEAEGLDKVITDFGAEWRFAGCSMCLGMNPDQLAPGERCASTSNRNFEGRQGKGGRTHLVSPLVAAATAIRGTLSSPSDLHEMAEV, encoded by the coding sequence ATGAACAGCCCCGCAGCAGACTCCGCCTCTGTCCGCCCGAGAACCCTCGCCGAGAAGGTCTGGGACGACCACCTCGTCGTGAAGGGCGAGGACGGCGAGCCGGACCTCATCTACATCGATCTGCACCTCGTGCACGAGGTGACGAGTCCGCAGGCCTTCGACGGCCTGCGTGCCGAGGGTCGTCCCCTCCGGCGGCTCGATCTGACGATCGCCACGGAGGATCACAACACCCCGACCTGGGACATCGACAAGCCCATCGCTGACCTCACCAGCCGGACGCAGATCGAGACCCTCCGTCGCAACGCGTCCGAGTTCGGCGTGCGCCTGCATTCGCTCGGCGACGCCGAGCAGGGAATCGTCCACGTCGTCGGACCGCAGCTCGGGCTCACCATGCCGGGCATCACCGTCGTCTGCGGCGACTCGCACACCTCCACCCACGGAGCTTTCGGGGCGATGGCCTTCGGGATCGGCACCAGCGAGGTGGAGCATGTCATGGCGACACAGACGCTCCCGCTGAAGCCGTTCAAGACGATGGCGATCACCGTCGACGGCACGCTGCGCCCCGGCGTCACCGCGAAGGACATCATCCTCGCCGTCATCGCGAAGATCACCACCGGCGGTGGCCAGGGATACGTGCTGGAGTTCCGCGGCAGCGCGATCCGTGCGCTGTCGATGGAAGGGCGCATGACGATCTGCAACATGTCGATCGAGGCGGGTGCCCGCGCCGGCATGGTGGCGCCCGACGAGACGACCTTCGAGTACCTCAAGGGGCGCCCGCACGCCCCGAAGGGGCAGGACTGGGACGACGCCGTCGCCTACTGGCGCACGCTGCCCACGGACGAGGGCGCGACCTTCGACGCGGAGGTCTTCATCGACGCCGACGAGCTGGAGCCCTTCGTGACCTGGGGCACCAACCCCGGTCAGGGCAGCTCGCTGTCGGCATCCGTGCCCGATCCCGCTGACATCGCGGACCCGAACGAGCGCGCTGCGGCTCAGCGCGCGCTGGAGTACATGGACCTGGCACCGGGCACCCCGCTGAAGGAGGTCCCCGTCGACGCCGTGTTCATGGGCTCCTGCACCAACAGTCGCATCGAGGACCTGCGCGCCTTCGCCTCCATCGTCGAGGGCAGGAAGAAGGCCGACGGCGTGCGCGTCATGGTCGTCCCCGGCTCGGCGCGCGTTCGTCTCGAGGCGGAAGCCGAGGGCCTGGACAAGGTGATCACGGACTTCGGCGCCGAGTGGCGGTTCGCCGGCTGCTCGATGTGCCTCGGGATGAACCCGGATCAGCTCGCGCCGGGGGAGCGCTGCGCATCGACCTCGAACCGCAACTTCGAGGGCAGGCAGGGCAAGGGCGGTCGCACGCACCTGGTCTCGCCTCTGGTCGCCGCGGCGACGGCGATCCGCGGCACACTGTCGAGTCCCAGCGATCTGCACGAGATGGCGGAGGTCTGA
- a CDS encoding DUF427 domain-containing protein codes for MRRPSPIVPSPGQESVWDYPRPPRIEKVDERVTIRLGGVLVADTRAAMRVLETSHPPVYYLPIADFIDGALADAPGSSFCEFKGAARYLDVRGGGLVAAGAAWNYPDPTPGFEALSDRVAVYAGPMDECTVGGEVVVPQPGGFYGGWVTSSVVGPFKGGPGSMGW; via the coding sequence ATGCGCAGACCGAGTCCCATCGTCCCGTCTCCCGGCCAGGAATCCGTCTGGGACTATCCGCGACCTCCGAGGATCGAGAAGGTGGACGAGCGTGTCACCATCCGCCTCGGCGGCGTGCTCGTCGCCGACACCCGGGCTGCGATGCGGGTGCTCGAGACGAGTCATCCCCCGGTGTACTACCTGCCGATAGCCGATTTCATCGACGGAGCGCTCGCCGATGCTCCCGGTTCGTCGTTCTGCGAGTTCAAGGGGGCCGCGCGCTACCTCGACGTGCGCGGCGGAGGTCTTGTGGCCGCGGGCGCCGCCTGGAACTACCCGGATCCCACCCCTGGATTCGAGGCGCTGAGCGATCGTGTCGCGGTCTACGCGGGGCCGATGGACGAGTGCACGGTGGGCGGTGAGGTCGTGGTCCCGCAGCCGGGCGGGTTCTACGGCGGCTGGGTGACGTCCTCCGTCGTCGGTCCGTTCAAGGGCGGGCCGGGCTCGATGGGCTGGTAG
- a CDS encoding DUF2834 domain-containing protein, translating into MMRHWTPMAVVYLVLAVAGLVGTWAFNVLAITQMVDFIGDLVGSGPAVSSITIDLLVAAIAGSIFIIVEARRIGMRHGWLYVVASGVTAFAFMFPLFLAMRQRHLTRLSTETQPRA; encoded by the coding sequence GTGATGCGTCACTGGACACCGATGGCCGTCGTCTACCTCGTCCTGGCGGTGGCGGGACTCGTCGGCACCTGGGCGTTCAACGTCCTGGCCATCACGCAGATGGTGGACTTCATCGGTGACCTCGTCGGCAGCGGCCCTGCCGTGTCGTCGATCACCATCGACCTCCTGGTCGCGGCGATCGCCGGAAGCATCTTCATCATCGTCGAGGCACGACGGATCGGCATGCGACACGGCTGGCTGTACGTGGTCGCGTCAGGGGTGACGGCATTCGCCTTCATGTTCCCGCTGTTCCTCGCCATGCGTCAGCGGCACCTCACCCGGTTGTCCACAGAGACTCAGCCTCGAGCGTGA
- the murA gene encoding UDP-N-acetylglucosamine 1-carboxyvinyltransferase, with the protein MTTPVRDALADGVPPLTGDVLAIRGGRPLRGRVDVKGAKNLATKAMVASLLGETVSTLRDVPAISDVAVVRSLLEVHGVRVSDGDEPGALVFDPSDVESAHFEEIDAHAGASRIPILFCGPLLHRLGQAFIPDLGGCRIGDRPIDFHLDALRKFGAIVEKLPSGIRLSTGGARLHGANIHLPYPSVGATEQVLLTAVRAEGTTELRNAAIEPEIMDLIAVLQKMGAIISYEPNRVIVIEGVEKLRGYDHRSIFDRNEAASWASAALATDGEIFVGGAKQQEMLTFLNVFRKAGGWFDIQEDGILFRRDGELKPVVVETDVHPGFMTDWQQPLVVALTQANGRSVVHETVYENRLGFTDALVKMGADIVVHPRGLQDGPRRVPRRDLEQAAVITGPTPLHAADIVVPDLRGGYSHVIAALTAEGESRVSGVDILSRGYEKFLTKLDAVGADFDVIR; encoded by the coding sequence ATGACCACACCTGTGCGCGACGCTCTTGCGGACGGAGTCCCCCCACTGACCGGAGACGTCCTCGCGATCCGCGGCGGACGACCGCTGCGCGGCCGTGTCGATGTCAAGGGCGCGAAGAACCTCGCGACCAAGGCGATGGTGGCCTCACTGCTCGGCGAGACGGTGAGCACCCTTCGGGATGTTCCCGCGATCAGCGATGTCGCTGTGGTGCGTTCGCTGCTCGAGGTGCACGGTGTGCGGGTGTCCGACGGCGATGAGCCCGGCGCGCTGGTGTTCGACCCGAGCGACGTCGAGTCCGCGCACTTCGAGGAGATCGACGCGCACGCGGGTGCGTCGCGGATCCCGATCCTCTTCTGCGGTCCTTTGCTGCACCGTCTCGGACAGGCGTTCATCCCCGACCTCGGCGGCTGCCGCATCGGCGACCGCCCCATCGACTTCCACCTCGACGCACTGCGCAAGTTCGGTGCGATCGTCGAGAAGCTGCCGAGCGGCATCCGCCTGTCGACCGGTGGCGCGCGCCTGCACGGCGCGAACATCCACCTGCCGTACCCCAGCGTCGGAGCGACCGAGCAGGTCCTGCTGACGGCCGTCCGCGCCGAGGGCACCACCGAGCTGCGCAACGCGGCCATCGAGCCCGAGATCATGGACCTGATCGCCGTGCTGCAGAAGATGGGCGCGATCATCTCCTACGAGCCCAACCGCGTCATCGTCATCGAGGGCGTCGAGAAGCTCCGCGGATACGACCACCGCTCGATCTTCGACCGCAACGAGGCCGCGTCCTGGGCCTCCGCCGCGCTGGCGACCGACGGCGAGATCTTCGTCGGCGGCGCCAAGCAGCAGGAGATGCTCACCTTCCTCAACGTGTTCCGCAAGGCGGGGGGATGGTTCGACATCCAGGAGGACGGCATCCTCTTCCGTCGTGACGGCGAGCTCAAGCCCGTCGTCGTCGAGACCGACGTGCACCCCGGCTTCATGACCGACTGGCAGCAGCCTCTCGTGGTCGCGCTCACTCAGGCGAACGGCCGCTCGGTGGTCCACGAGACCGTCTACGAGAACCGACTCGGCTTCACCGACGCGCTGGTCAAGATGGGGGCCGACATCGTCGTGCACCCGCGCGGTCTGCAGGACGGCCCTCGTCGTGTGCCCCGCCGTGATCTGGAGCAGGCCGCCGTGATCACCGGACCGACGCCGCTGCACGCCGCAGACATCGTCGTCCCCGATCTCCGTGGCGGATACAGCCACGTGATCGCTGCACTCACCGCCGAAGGCGAGTCGAGGGTCTCCGGCGTCGACATCCTCAGCCGCGGCTACGAGAAGTTCCTCACCAAGCTCGACGCCGTGGGTGCCGACTTCGACGTCATCCGGTGA
- the leuD gene encoding 3-isopropylmalate dehydratase small subunit: MEKFTTHTGVAAPLKRSNVDTDQIIPAVFLKRVTKTGFEDALFHGWRQDPDFVLNQPQFQGASVLVAGPDFGTGSSREHAVWALRDFGFAVVLSPRFADIFRGNSGKQGLLAATISEEDLDRIWAEIDREPGASITVDLEARTASIGDVQAEIGIDDYTRWRLLEGLDDIGLTLRNEDKIAQFEARRESWRPRTLPVQ, encoded by the coding sequence ATGGAGAAGTTCACCACGCACACCGGCGTCGCCGCTCCTCTCAAGCGCTCGAACGTCGACACCGACCAGATCATCCCCGCCGTCTTCCTCAAGCGGGTCACCAAGACCGGCTTCGAGGACGCGCTCTTCCACGGATGGCGTCAGGATCCCGACTTCGTCCTGAACCAGCCGCAGTTCCAGGGGGCCTCCGTGCTCGTCGCCGGACCGGACTTCGGCACCGGCTCGAGCCGGGAGCACGCGGTGTGGGCGCTGCGCGACTTCGGATTCGCCGTCGTGCTCAGCCCCCGTTTCGCCGACATCTTCCGTGGCAACTCCGGCAAGCAGGGCCTTCTCGCGGCGACCATCTCCGAAGAGGATCTCGACCGTATCTGGGCCGAGATCGACCGCGAGCCCGGGGCATCGATCACCGTGGACCTCGAGGCGCGCACCGCGTCGATCGGCGACGTCCAGGCTGAGATCGGCATCGACGATTACACTAGATGGCGGCTCCTCGAAGGGCTCGATGACATCGGGCTCACGCTGCGCAACGAAGACAAGATCGCGCAGTTCGAGGCCCGTCGCGAGTCGTGGCGGCCCCGGACCCTCCCCGTTCAGTGA
- a CDS encoding O-acetylhomoserine aminocarboxypropyltransferase/cysteine synthase family protein encodes MTDESTGFATRALHSARNQTAATSRATPIYLTAGFEFEDFDHAADHFGTGSGFGYTRTGNPTIRAVERQLAALESGVDAVLVASGQAAVVTALLTVAGAGDHIISSTHIYEGSRGLFLDNLARLGIETTFVDDIGDPDAWRAEIRPNTRALFAESIANARNDLLDIAAISAVADEAAIPLIVDNTLATPFLVRPLEQGASIVVHSASKFLAGHGSVLGGVIVDDGRFDATAAGHNAPHLVLPGRGGFPSVASRHGGAARIAYARESVAPRFGASPSPLNAFLIGQGAETLGLRVERQSRNALDVARWLAAHDEVESVDYLGLEGHPHHALAEKYLVGGHGSVFTFTLRGGLDAARSFVDGVGVFTHMTHIGDVRSLVLHPETTSHSHRSRQERDLLGVRPGTLRLSIGIEDVSDLIADLDRVLQPAREVAA; translated from the coding sequence ATGACCGACGAGTCCACCGGCTTCGCCACCAGAGCCCTCCACTCGGCCAGGAATCAGACGGCCGCGACATCTCGGGCGACCCCGATCTATCTGACCGCGGGTTTCGAGTTCGAGGACTTCGACCACGCGGCCGACCACTTCGGCACCGGCAGCGGATTCGGATACACCCGTACGGGGAATCCCACCATCCGTGCGGTCGAACGTCAGCTCGCGGCCCTCGAGTCCGGCGTCGACGCGGTCCTCGTCGCGAGCGGTCAGGCCGCCGTCGTCACCGCCCTGCTGACGGTCGCCGGGGCGGGCGATCACATCATCTCGTCGACGCACATCTACGAGGGCAGCAGAGGTCTCTTCCTCGACAATCTCGCGCGACTGGGCATCGAGACGACCTTCGTCGACGACATCGGCGACCCGGACGCCTGGCGCGCAGAGATCCGCCCGAACACCCGCGCGCTCTTCGCGGAGTCGATCGCGAACGCCCGCAACGACCTTCTCGACATCGCCGCGATCAGCGCCGTCGCCGACGAGGCGGCGATCCCCCTGATCGTCGACAACACGCTGGCCACCCCGTTCCTCGTGCGTCCGCTGGAGCAGGGGGCCTCGATCGTCGTGCACTCGGCGTCGAAATTCCTCGCCGGGCACGGATCGGTGCTCGGCGGCGTCATCGTCGACGACGGACGCTTCGACGCCACCGCAGCCGGGCACAACGCCCCGCACCTCGTGCTCCCCGGTCGCGGCGGATTCCCCAGCGTCGCCAGCCGGCACGGCGGCGCGGCGCGCATCGCCTACGCGAGAGAGTCCGTCGCCCCGCGTTTCGGCGCCTCACCGTCTCCGCTCAACGCCTTCCTGATCGGCCAGGGCGCCGAGACGCTCGGACTCCGGGTCGAGCGTCAGTCGCGGAATGCGCTCGACGTGGCGCGATGGCTCGCCGCCCATGACGAGGTCGAGAGCGTCGACTATCTCGGGCTGGAGGGGCACCCCCATCACGCCCTCGCGGAGAAGTACCTCGTCGGCGGCCACGGCTCGGTGTTCACCTTCACCCTGCGAGGCGGGCTCGACGCGGCGCGCTCGTTCGTCGACGGCGTCGGGGTGTTCACCCACATGACCCACATCGGCGATGTCCGATCGCTGGTGCTGCACCCCGAGACGACCAGTCATTCGCACCGCAGCCGGCAGGAGCGCGATCTGCTGGGCGTGCGACCGGGAACGCTGCGGCTGTCGATCGGCATCGAGGACGTCTCCGACCTGATCGCCGACCTCGATCGCGTGCTCCAGCCGGCGCGGGAGGTCGCGGCATGA
- a CDS encoding lysophospholipid acyltransferase family protein, protein MGSRSPESTRPSVFWPLAAIIVPIVSLIAKIRIRGGEKLPQDGAYVLAPNHYSEFDPLIVAVAVWRIGRAPRFMAKESLFRVPVLGAALRATGMIPVARSSSASAAKQTLKQSAELVEHRRGVIVYPEGTLTRDPDLWPMRGKSGAVRLALTDGIPLIPMAHWGAQEIMGRYQKGLSLWPLRKRVEVVIGDPVDVSDLQGRAGEASALNEATTRLMNAITVLLEELRDEKAPAERWNPSTHGQKETGRLDS, encoded by the coding sequence ATGGGTTCCCGCTCGCCGGAGTCCACGCGGCCCAGCGTGTTCTGGCCGCTGGCGGCGATCATCGTGCCGATCGTGTCTCTGATCGCGAAGATCCGCATCAGGGGCGGTGAGAAGCTTCCGCAGGACGGCGCGTACGTGCTCGCCCCCAATCACTACTCGGAGTTCGATCCGCTCATCGTCGCCGTGGCGGTGTGGCGGATCGGCCGCGCTCCGCGCTTCATGGCGAAGGAGAGCCTGTTCCGCGTCCCGGTGCTGGGTGCGGCACTGCGGGCCACCGGCATGATCCCGGTGGCGAGGTCGTCGTCCGCGTCGGCGGCGAAGCAGACGCTCAAGCAGTCGGCGGAGCTCGTGGAGCACAGACGCGGCGTGATCGTCTACCCGGAGGGGACGCTGACGCGCGACCCCGACCTGTGGCCGATGCGCGGCAAGTCCGGTGCGGTGCGGCTGGCGCTGACGGACGGCATCCCGCTGATCCCGATGGCGCACTGGGGCGCTCAGGAGATCATGGGCCGCTACCAGAAGGGCCTGAGCCTGTGGCCGCTGCGCAAGCGGGTCGAGGTGGTCATCGGCGATCCGGTCGACGTGTCGGATCTGCAGGGGCGTGCGGGCGAGGCCTCGGCGCTGAACGAGGCGACCACCCGCCTGATGAACGCGATCACCGTGCTCCTCGAGGAGCTGCGAGACGAGAAGGCG